The Acidovorax sp. RAC01 genomic sequence GCATCAATGCGGATCATCGGAGCCAGTCGCGCAGCCACGCTGCACATGACGCTGCATCTTCCAGGGGCCAGTTCACGGTGACTACGCTGGCGCTGCGCCGAACATCAACGCGAATCGCACGCGACACGGGCGGCGAGCTGGTCTCGGTTGCTGGGAGCTGTTCAACTGGTGGAGGCAGATTCAGCGCAACGAACTCATTCCGGGGCGCTGGCAACAGGGAGTCTGCTTGCTCGCGCATCCAGCGATGAACGATGTTGGCGTTGATTCCGTGTGCAAGCGCTACGCCGGCCACTGACGCGCCGGAGACCTGGCATTCGGCCACGATCTGGCCTTTAAGTTCCGGGGAGTAGTAGTGCCGCTTGGGGCGCTGGGCGATCGTGTCGTTCGCCATAGTGTGCGTGATGTTCATCGTGCACACGATGCCTCGACACTGGGTCTATCTCAAGATGGGATTGCCGGACGCTTACATAGAGCGTAGGGCGGCACTTCAATGTCAATATCTTGTTGAGTGCCACGCGACCCCGTTTTCGTCCATCGTGACTTCTATGGTGGCCTGTGCGATGAGAAAGTTTATGCAAGCAACTGCCTCACCTGTTGCCAGGCTCAGTTGCTGCGCATCCTGTTCTCCGATGGAGCGATGAAAGAGTGCAGCGAACGTATCGATGATCCGTTGAGGCCCGGTAGTCAATGTCTGACGTAACCGATTCAGTGCACTATTTTGGCCTGACCTGAGCGAGTCAAGGCGTTCATGCAGTCCATAAAAGGGCTCGTTGTGAGAGGGGAGTACCAACACATCGTTGGGAACATCCCTCATTAGTTTGTCGAGCCCTTCGTACCACTCCTTCAGCGGATTGGCCTGTGGCTCGCTGGCGAACACCGAAACATTCGACGAAATCTTCGGTAGCACCTGGTCGCCGGAGATCAGCAGTTTCAAGTCGGGGCAGTACAGAGAGGCATGTTCTGGTGAGTGGCCGCCGGTGGTGATGATCCGCCAGCCATATTTACCCAACTGGACGTGGTCGCCGTCCTGCAACCGTCGGTAGCTGTCAGGCAGAGCGTGGATATGTTTACCAAAGCTGCCGAAGCGACTGCGGTAGCTTTCAATGGCTGCCTCCGACCAGCCGGCGCATCTATTGAAGAGCACGCCGTCGGGCGGGGCTTCGCGGTTCGTGTCGGCATGCATCACGCGGCAGGTCAGGTACTCCAGCCGGCTCATGTGCAGCGGCACACCAAAGCGACGCGTGAACCAACCAGCCAAGCCGATGTGGTCTGGGTGCATGTGTGTGGCGAAAACGCCTTGGAGTGGCCGTGCCAGCGGCCCGTGCGCCATGAG encodes the following:
- the tnpA gene encoding IS66-like element accessory protein TnpA, whose translation is MNITHTMANDTIAQRPKRHYYSPELKGQIVAECQVSGASVAGVALAHGINANIVHRWMREQADSLLPAPRNEFVALNLPPPVEQLPATETSSPPVSRAIRVDVRRSASVVTVNWPLEDAASCAAWLRDWLR
- a CDS encoding MBL fold metallo-hydrolase; amino-acid sequence: MIELAANPLIYPFKPPSSRHWVEIAPGVRWIRLSMPFRLDHINVWAIDTHDGWVLVDTGLNNPDTVADWLALMAHGPLARPLQGVFATHMHPDHIGLAGWFTRRFGVPLHMSRLEYLTCRVMHADTNREAPPDGVLFNRCAGWSEAAIESYRSRFGSFGKHIHALPDSYRRLQDGDHVQLGKYGWRIITTGGHSPEHASLYCPDLKLLISGDQVLPKISSNVSVFASEPQANPLKEWYEGLDKLMRDVPNDVLVLPSHNEPFYGLHERLDSLRSGQNSALNRLRQTLTTGPQRIIDTFAALFHRSIGEQDAQQLSLATGEAVACINFLIAQATIEVTMDENGVAWHSTRY